GgtcatcacatttttttttcttttttagcttgaatttgtATATATTTCCTCTTAATAAATGATAAGGCAGATAAAACACACCCTGTTTTTTGTAGTAGTTTTGTGACCGTGGCGGGCGGTCATGATGATGTATTACTAGCTTCCTTATCGATCGTTTTGGTCTATAATGATATCCAGACGATGATGATCCAAGTTCTAGACTTCAAACCCatcttctttcaaaacagtGTCAGGCACTTTTTGACTTGTTTCTCTGTCTTCTCTGTCTTTTCCATGAAGTAAGCAAAACCACTTGCGGCCATCAATGGtgaggtggtggtggtggtggctgGCGGGCAGTTGAAATCGGAATATGTGTCTCCCTCGATGATTCATCCCGCGAGGCACAGTGTAATATTTTGACTTGAAACTTGGtcataaaacaattttctcaaCTTTGCCTCCCATGATTAAGCTTATATCCCATAACAGATATGTAGATAACCAGACTACTCTTTAGTGAAGTCTATCTAAAAATTGGTCATCACGGTTCGCGACACCATCAATTGCAACTTGCACTAATTGAAAAAGCCCGAATTTGTatgcgattaaaaaaaaaaaaaaaatgcacggcTGGGGTCGCACAATCTTgatcttatggtaaaagtaactctaatgtttaagctttttattcaaggaATTTCCCTAATTTccttgatattttcaagaaattaaaaaaaaaaattaaaaataaaatctgtttttataattaattaaacaccgttttaattGATCTTTTACATAAAAccatacaagaaataaaatggcatactattttatttcttgcataaaaaggaatttttagaaaaaattttctcgaaaatcgttagagccgtttttaaaaaaataatttttatacatatgtacataaaaattttctaacatttttcaaaaaatgccattttgaagaaataattaatttacatataaaaacgaaatttcaaaatttttcacaaacccgttttcaaaaaattgatttttcaaagaaaaggaGAATGGACAAATTTGTAtgaaacgtggacgttacgcggccattaatgaatttgttattttatgatgttattaaggccgtgtgcgaattgcgttaaaatgttggttaaaatttcaaccacgattaaaatttgacgtttggttaaaaaatcgatcaaatttatttttttgctgtgcgaattgggttaaaatgtattaaatgggacttttttcttggcactattttgatcaaaattccctcaagataaaacaaaattaccctcaaaaatggtttttcatttattcaattaattattttttaaaacaaaacccagctgaaaatatataaagttaaatattctagtataAATATCTAAGgaattctcaatttcacattcttttctttattttaatcgataattttccaattcattactatcaaaaagacatttttaatTCAGTCTTCGAACACTTATTCAGAGCTCACTagctgccaacaaaatagaaatatacaaattaaaaaacaaacaaccaatTTGTACATTTTCAAGATGAACAATAACTTGAGGAAGTCctttgtattaatacttttacatttctaaaaaaatcaacgcattataacaaaaataatttcaaatctatcttgatatttctatcttgagaaacgtcaaattttaaccactagtgtcaaattttaccctgctccgcagctgggtaaGTTTTGACCCATTTTATTTACCACGCtagtgtcaaaatttaaccaaacgtcaaattttaaccaacattctaacgcaattcgcacacggcctaagtCTTACAtatgttttgaaaaagttttatccTTGGGACGTACAGCAAAaacggaaaaaatgcatttttgcatttaacactttatgcaTATTGTGTCTATGTTGTAactttaatatgtattttaagtgcatattatgatattctgtcattttccctgactcTGAAGACcttaatcttgaatatccaaccactagaacccaaactataagcttttttaagcaacaatttcaagcctattttgagagttttgttgttcaattttttttttagtttgaatcgattgaaaaactgtcgaacaaaaacaaaagtggttggcttaaaaatctTGTATTATGAGTACTATTGGTCCGATTTTCAAGATCAATGTCTTCAgggtcagggaaaatgacagagcttcatataactaaattaaaataagaatataatttaatttctcTTTCACACATTAaacgatgcattaacaatactaatattgcaataacTTGCATTCTTAAAGCAATACAGCGAAACTTCcaatgtaaaagtttttcctaagctattgctctttcatttgataccgattttattaatggccgctcaacgtccaaaatgcccattctccttttgaaatattttttaaaaatccaaaaatgtgttttttgaaaattttccaaaattttaatactACTCGTACCTTTGCTggaacgcttttgtataaaaattttcgttgaaatcgggttagtcttgtacgagatatttataaatgaaaaaaaaaaaacgttctatgacaggtaccgttaataacggcgaaccccacatgcggagccggagtgtgaagcagtagagtgggagagttgtgaccccatccgagatcatgactatcgtcgataatggagaagaagaagtaccgttagttttgatcctaaaaaaatttcaatttttcctctGGGAAATCACCCAAAACTAGTTAACCTGTAGGTTGTAGATCGagctataggtcgtttcaaatcaaaagtcctgactcagagtttattttctcccttccaataaaattgagaacaaaaaaacaaaaaactcaaatttattggctcattgctacaaatcaactcaaaaataacaacaaatcatgcttgtttgaatgaaagaaatgctagagaaaaaaataagcaaatgaaaaatctgaatttgtttatttatgatttctatggtgacgactccaaaataattgaaaaataaaaataagatatttactgcgcaattatacaaatgaaaagatgtgaatagaattttaagttatgaattgctatcatataaactggacatttccgGTCCAtattcacctagtcctataataatatcttcggcaaagttatcccaactgccttcaaatgataaataattaaataattgtatgtttttttgtattgtccgcggatatggagtgatgcgTGCCCCGGAGACTTGCCTCtgctttctgaggctaacccagtgaatctcacagacggaccaattaattaaaatagggatatcaagaactgttcttcattaatttatcgtattttagaaaaagttcagctgcctcataaatgcttccttccagtaagcgaatgagtttttttatttttgctcaattttccatgggacttttgatttgaaacgacctataccatttttttagcattctcaattatcgtaatgtcatgtctgattgttatctcgagtcggattttttttttttttcgaatcctaaacttgccctaaagttatcgcaagtaaaaattgaattttgtaagTGAAAAGAGAAAATTTCCCCTGGGATACCTTAATATGTGTATACAGAAATATTAttctaaatttcaaaagaagcggtgcagtagttttgaagttatgaggggcACCGACTTTGAAAACGTTACGAGagcgatttaaaattttgaactcTGGAATAAAACGTTCAtaagcgaagtattaaaatattttcgtcAATTTTGCTCCAATcgtcttaaaattttgacacaatattCTTGGGATattatgcatttaaaaaatgcaatacaaaaattttaatgcaaacaaaaaaaaaaaaaaaaagcgtttcccggaaaaaaagtgtcttagttttcttttaatttcttaaaaactataatatttattagaagGAGGTCTTTattatttgactaaaaactaccagGCCATtgaataatgataaaaaatgttcataatattgcaaaattttatacaaaattaattaaaaaacgaaaaaaaaaatgtctaaatttaaactttgaaatttaatttctgaaaaactatttaaaaacaacttgagtaaaaaaacaaaaacaaaaataagaataaattatAACATGGGATTCTACGTgcgtttttttaagttataataattttttttcctcccGGCTAGTCgggaggtaagtgggtaagcacttaagtggcttttactgtacaaagaaaatgaaaatgaaaaacttttccttccaaataactttttagtcatttgataccttttttttttttttttttttttataataagcgcgcactaaagggattaatgtacccttaatatggtgaacacagtacgagcattaggaaaatagggaggggtttgaaaggagataccgatgaacattagttttgaagttctgagttttgaaatgggatgggaaaacagaggcgggtaacgcgttccacattcgtgtagtgcggctgaagaaagaatctctgtatttgacggtacgtccgaagttggactctagggtaaactgatgagcattccttgaagcgcgagtattacggttgaattgtttcaggggaggaatgcaactagctatttcatcggagcactgcttataaaaataacgatagaacaacgtgagacatgagacgttacgacggtgctcgagagacgtaattgtatcagttattgatctatcacctatcatttttatagctctattttgtattctatccaagaaactcaacgaggttattggagcacctgcccagatgtgggagttatattcaagctttggacgaatgtacgccttataaataattgctagatcagacggggagaaaaatttcttgcatcttcggaggaaacctaaacatttcgcagcggatttagcggtgtcaaatatgtgttcattccacaggaggtggtttgtaatgcacataccgaggatggaaagcttttcggtttcttcgatgcaagtaccactcatggatagtggcatgGGAGACATGTTCcgctttaatgatagtaagcagcattgagttttggaagcattaaattctacgcgatttcttattccccattggacaatgctattaagatcagaatttaatgagtttaTCATATTTAGCCGATCAAGATCCACTTCCGAAGAACTTGGGCGAGAATcaggaaacgaatatgaaaaactgagggtactatcatctgcaaaacagtttagtggattagaagtttcagacaggagatcatttataaaaatgagaaagagagtcggagacagaacggagccctgtggcacaccagcatttattttgtgggtttcagacttgaatccatccaaaacaacttgtattgaacggttcgaaaggtaatttctaatccaacgaagaagagattcatcgactccaaaagcacgcattttcgaaagaagagcttgatgccaaactctatcaaatgcctttgaaatatcaagtgcaacaatctaactttctccaaaacgatgtaaagatttgttccactgctcggtgagataaactatcagatcaccagtggacctgttgctacgaaagccgtactgccggtcattaagaagcttccgatcctcaagatatttcttaagttgaaagttaatcaacgtttccatgaccttggaaagaagggacgtaagtgcgatcggtcggtagtttgagggtgaggaagattcgccttttttagggatgggctggacaaatgctgttctccatccactcggaaagagacctgtagagtaggacagatggaaaagcttacgcagtggttttgccagcgtggaagaacacctcttcagaacgatgggggggatactatccgggccagcggatttgtgtatgtcaagatctttaagaactcttgctactgtacgagtgcgaaagaagatttgtcccataaatccgtttacgcgctcaagtactggcggagtcatgacactatcaggcagtgttgagttggcagcgaactgcctcgcaagtaggttagctttgtcaacagagctaacaaatggagtgtcattgaagacgagcgttggaaccgacgacgaggtagtgttgcgaatattttttacaaatgaccaaacatttttactacctttgggacattgtagtattttttgccttaattcttgatcatgcaaaaatttggttcgtcgaatatgggcgttgctggcctttctagcttgtttgaacttttttcggttttcctcagtgggattggctttataacatcgaaagcttgcctctttaaccctgataacctctttgcagctcgaatcaaaccatgcattctctttcggtttgattgttttaaccctattcgggataaaatttctcattccggagagaattaaatttgttatcatatcagcactggaatcaacgtcactatcgaggaagcatagcgaccagttaaagtttttgaagaattcgttgagtccctcccagttggctttctcGTATTGCCAGACGGTTCTTCTTGGTGCTTTTTCTTAAACTGGGTTTGTTTGACACGAGAAATTCGCTGATATGACACAATGGTCTGATgtgcctagaggcgataatacactaACAGTGTATTTATCAGGGTCAGAGGTAAGGAACAAGTCTAGAGTGTTTTCAGCTCGACCATTAACGTCCGATATTCGAGTCGGCTCGTCGACAAGCTGAGTTAGGTGGTTTAACTCAGCAAAGATCTCGGcataccttccttcgggtgttgtctggccagaaaagcgaagccacgaagaattgtgtacattgaaatcgcccATAATAACGATTTCAGTGCGAGGATAAAGGGTAACAATCCTTTGAATGGAGTCGGACAGAGCATCAAGTTCgttagaagttgaattactgTCCAGATTGGGGCTCCGATAAATAAAACAGGTATGAATGATGCGCTTATTAACCGTGAATTTAaaccacatgaaattaaaatatgtgttTGTACATGGACCgtattgtggttgaagttgGTATGCGACATCGTTTCTAATATAAACGGCGAGACCATGGTGGGAAAAGAATAATGGCACCAAGCTATACCCAAATAGATTAAATTCAGAACAGTCTGTATTTTCACCTATTTGCGTTTCACTCAGtgccaaaacagctggcctgttttgTAAACCTAAACCTATTTGATGTGAAAAATGTGCTCAAATACTTTTGGCCAGGTTTAAGACTAAAATATACCGCAGTGTGCGACGGCGACAAGCgcgttttatatattttttttttttgttggttctcTGTCGCATTGTTTCgattttaattaatcaaaaatgttaaatagcCAACATACTCGTAGGTTAGTACTGTAGTTGTCTATTGCATTCGAATGGTTGTTTATGGAAAAGAATTTCATTCCCGATTTTAAACTCTAGCTGTGTCTAGAAGTTAACGGCTAAGGTTTTAGAATAATCTCTGACACTTCTTTGTGCTGTGGGTTTTTGTTATGCGATGCTGTATGAGTGACGGAGTTGGCCGTTTAAATCCACGACGACGGACGGgtgttttcaattaaattgaaacaaaaaaattaaactatctCATACTTAAGATTACTTTCGTCGACAATAATGCTTggaattcattcattcgatgaGAATTGTTGCGCAGTTTAGAATAGAAAGAAACTATACGACTATCGAGAGTATAACAACAACTTACAagttcgcaaaaaaaaaaaaaaaataaaacaagaaaacaaaataaaatacaaaacagcAGGTTTCCATTCATTGTTGCTAAAGATATAAAACACATGCCAACATACCTACAGCCAAcagtaaaaattattattattatttgaatttcTCTGTTACAACAGATAAATTTAGAACAAAGATTCTATTCTTGAGAATTTAGGTAAACTGTTGTCTGTGTCTGCTTCTGTACGTGGGGATAAGCGAGAGTTTTCCCTTTATGTTGGTATTGTTGTTGGTGctgttgttttcttgtttttaatgaTAAACTACAAATTTGATGTTTGGTTTTGCCTTGAATCTCTCAAGAGTCAATCgatttgttgtttgtttacattgatattggtttttttaatgTCTTTTACGAGAGATAAATGTTGTAGATATTaattggctttttttttgtttctatttttttagttatattcaaaatattaatgaatCTTATGTCAAGTCAAGACAGAGAGGCAAACATTCAGAAGTATAATTTTAtatggtttattaaaatttcgtaTTTCTAGAgttctgaatattttttttttgcaatggaAACAGAAATTTTTGAGGAtaaagaaccattttttttgtagtacTCTGCTTCTCATTGTCACTGATAGTTCACAAAATCACAACGAAGGCAAAATCGGGTATTAATCAAATtcgctaatatttttttttatgaattaatacAATTGAGACAACTTAGTTTCCAATTCTGATCTTGGGTTTGAGGAAGCATTAATGTATTAAAGAAAACTTGctcatcaaaattttaagaagatgtataaataaattaaatgcataTCCATTTTCTGTGCACTTACTTTTGTTACAAGAattgaatcattgtttttttaaaacatgataagtccatttatttcaaaattcgtattttcaatcaaatttgtTCTATAGGAGAGATAACCACGACTGACAGTGTCAGACAGTGGTCGCTCTTAAAGTAATTTAGTTGTATACAGTGAATTTGAAGCTACTATGTGAGTTTACAAATATAGCTGGACGATATTTGTCTTATGAATAAAGTATAAATTCATACAAATGAGGACAAAATCTCATAGTTATTTCAATATAACTCGCAATCGAGCTGTGACGAACTtcatacatacaaacaaaaataagccaaaaaaatataatataacccGGCCCTACAGCgccgattttgatgatctttttattttcaaaccacttttcaaaattctgagtttgaggacctgTTTGAAagaaagatcatcaaaatcggagctgtACGGCCGGTTTCCCTAATattcctttttttgagtttagttCCTCAactattttctttctttcaagAACGATTTttatgcttattttttttttaattaaggttCAATAAAAACCAACTTTCATACTGAGAACTCATCATATATCGTACTTTTAGTTGTCTACTTGTTTTGCGTGTCTACGTTAATTACGACGAGTCATTTAATgataaaattgatgaaaaatgatcgatattttataacttattaatatgtacattagggtggtccttatttggGATATGCATTTGGATAGCCGCCATCTAGTTGGAAATACTGAGAAaaatttttcctatttttgttcgatttttatttgattGCCTTCCTCTCCCGGATTTAGAGTGAAATTTTCATGTCATGTCATTTCATGAATTTTATTTGGGGGTTTTCCATTAAACTTGCGGATTGTAACGGGAGATTAGGCAATTCCCAAAAATTAGAGATTTTTTTCGCTAGTTAGAACAAATTGATATCCTTCCACCGGGGAAGCTAAGCAAAAACCAATTTAAGGGCCACCTTATTGTACATAATTATACTCgtactttaattaaatttatttattttttttttttttcattttaggaATTGACTTTAAAATACGAACCATAGAACTTGATGGAAAGAAAATCAAATTACAAATAtggtaaagttgaaaattgatgatttttaatgaataaattattttatttttaattgttatcaTTTCTCTTAAAATAATATAGGGATACAGCTGGACAAGAGCGTTTCAGGACTATTACAACTGCATACTATAGAGGCGCAATGGGTATAATGCTTGTGTACGATATAACGCAAGAgaaatcttttgaaaatattaaaaactggATAAGGAATATTGAGGAAAATGCATCAGCAGATGTGGAGAAAATGTTACTTGGCAATAAATGTGAACTAAATGAGAAACGACAGGTGAGAAATtagattttgaaaacttgctaAAGAGCAAGTTGAaagttcattaaaaattcaaattcaaaataataactaAATATGAAATCAAGATAATAGAGCAGATAGGGTGATAATAAGTAATATTACTTTTGTCAGTAGCCGTTTTTTACTatcccacttgatccatatagatcattaattaacacgtatCACAACAACTACATGAATACATGAATtgtgaaaagcaagatctcatgtagttgttgtaatacgtgttaattaatgatctaaaTGGATAAAGGggaataataaaaaacggctagtATGTACCTGGAACTAGactcgaacaaaaaaaaaaagaatttacagTTTTCGCCTTCTAAAAACACCAATCGctataaattcaatatttttgtttaaatatttaaatcgttattgaaattaaaaacgatttttgttcATGTTGCCAAACTACGGCGAGAAAAAAAATGAGCCAATCTGCTGTGGCCCAGCAACTTCAACTGACAATATTGTATATTAACGATCTATAGACAGTTTAGGCGGGTATTAATAGCTTCTTAGGTTCTTTGACTGGCGTTGACGTCCAATAAATAGTCCAGAAGATGACTTAAACAAGCAGATTTTACTTCGAAACGTCCTACCACTGGACCAAAATTAACGACAAATTACCAATTTCCTCCCGGTATTGGAGCGTGAAATCCAGCTCCTTAATCAATTCTTAAACTGAAAATTGCACTGGTTAAAAAATGGGAAGACATGAAAAGCATTTACTTACATTCAAATAAAATCAGTCTACAAATCGTACGCCAATCTTctttttgaatgcaataaaaGAGCTTTCATACAAAGCATGCAAGTCCATGCTTTTATTCTATGCAAAAGTACAGGAATTATAAAGCGGCTCCTTTATTCTGGCGATAGGGCTTTATTCCTCAATTACTTTCTCAACCCAGAGAAACAGTGATCAGATAGAGTTATCCTCCCCTTGAGATTTTGGCTGATATCATTTACCGAGCTGACACTTCTGTTCCCAGATAAACAACTTTTTTGAACTCCTCAAAGTTATAACTGCCGTAAGACACGTTCTGACCAAGTCCATAATGTGAGCCGAGTATATTTGATAACATCATGTTCTCCACATTTATGACAAGCCCCACTCTGTTGTCCTCCGAGATTGAAAAGGCACCAGATAGAGCTCGTAAATTGTGTAGTGTATATCTTTATCCGCCGAATCAAATTTATTGTAACTCGGGAACAGTTATTGATTACTGAAAAGGTAATCTCTTTATTGTGTTGTTGTGAACCCTGCTGAAGCTATTTTTAATAGTGATTGGTAGTACAATGGCTCAGTATACAATTTTAGCAATAAAATTgccaaaattgtcacataattTCGTATAATGTCATTTGGCCGATTTTTAGTAGGAGAAATTAACTTATATTTTAGAACCTCTAATCTTTTGACTTCTTTTGGATTATTTATCTATCCTTTACTTAACTTTGGTTATGTTATGTTTAAAGGTCTCTAGAGAACGTGGTGAACAATTAGCTATAGAGTATGGTATTAAATTCATGGAAACGTCCGCGAAGAACAGTACAAATGTCGAAGAGGCATTCTTAACTCTTGCTAGTGACATTAAAGCGAAAATGGAAAAGCGAATGGTAAATACAAAATCATCTTCATCAATTTACAATGTATTCATTCTTGTGTTTGTGTCTAGGAGGCGACTAACCCACCCAAAGGCGGTCATCAATTAACTAAAAATTTCGAGCCAGCAAGAAAAGCGGACAGTTGGTTGTCCAGGTGCAGTTTACTTTGACGTGGTTGTAGATATATTTCTTGTtaagattttaatttatataaacaaaaaaaaaaaaaaagattttaacaagaataaattatcgaaaattaaaaaaataaattaaaacaaaaaaaagaaaacaattaaaacttaacataaaagaaaaaaaaaaaaacaaactcaaactcatacatacaataataaaaattaaaaaaaaaaaaaaataaagataaaaacataaaaaaataacataaacaaAGTATAAGGCCATTGAAtggcaattaaaatttttcaatttatttttgtatttccttAGGTTTCCTATATATTTACTGTTTAGGTCCGCGTTTAtacataattattatatttaaataattcgaACTGGCACGCCTTTGTGTGCTAAAAGACTCATTTGTGTTCTGTcttcttgaacttttttttttcttctttgttgctccttttatttgatatcttCTTTTTGTATGATGATGCGATCGAtggtttactttttttataacatGTTCTTatattcttataaaattttataatatttcaaacagcaaataaataatgttttcagaagaaaaaaacaacttaaattaactaattaaaaataaataacaaaaaaaaaacgatcgtGTATGTTAAATTGCTAAATGAAGCAATGACTTTGTAACTGGCACAGTTTTatattacaacaacaacaattattattaataaaatactttgTACTTTGAAATAGTGGCAAATTatagattcattaaaaaaaaataaaaaaaaagatgaaaagaaaaaaaaaatagaatacacAAATAAAGGCAgtgttttgaagaatttttcaaaagtgttgtaatttcaaaaatttcatgttttttttattacatattaTTGTTTTACTGCGCAATTTAATCTCACTTTAATATCTCACAGATACGCACAACATAAAAGGGCAAATTtctttgttctattttatgtgtaATCCCTTTCTCAGTAAGTTTTCGTTAtttgttatattatttttacattcAAATCACACTTCGCACTgtgcttaaaaaattaattcaattcatttatcattttttgaaggttttttttcatGCTTCGActatcatttctttttttaataattttgtataagaaACTTA
This DNA window, taken from Episyrphus balteatus chromosome 2, idEpiBalt1.1, whole genome shotgun sequence, encodes the following:
- the LOC129910920 gene encoding ras-related protein Rab-8A, with amino-acid sequence MAKTYDYLFKLLLIGDSGVGKTCILFRFSEDAFNTTFISTIGIDFKIRTIELDGKKIKLQIWDTAGQERFRTITTAYYRGAMGIMLVYDITQEKSFENIKNWIRNIEENASADVEKMLLGNKCELNEKRQVSRERGEQLAIEYGIKFMETSAKNSTNVEEAFLTLASDIKAKMEKRMEATNPPKGGHQLTKNFEPARKADSWLSRCSLL